In Dromaius novaehollandiae isolate bDroNov1 chromosome 16, bDroNov1.hap1, whole genome shotgun sequence, one genomic interval encodes:
- the ANKRD60 gene encoding ankyrin repeat domain-containing protein 60, translated as MSFLPPRIFSVQLHLAETNEIFSLPQCQNDLTLKKLKPHLELLTGIPLNFQRLQYLDEVDLPDDSTFKDNEIVPGGTITMRVWRQDGWGRLVAAAAKGETGKLARLGVTEDFAGSTPYAEFLGPERRKEWVAHRASVALFVASHRGCVRTAEFLLRHGADLHSKTPLGRTALHVAAVAGRCACIELLLSYGAQAFDPDREGQTAVSLARLWGQKQSEHTMFRFEWKKKVAGAVPSIISESSLAEDI; from the exons ATGTCTTTTTTGCCCCCACGGATTTTCAGTGTCCAGCTCCATCTAGCTGAAACTAATGAGATCTTTTCACTGCCTCAATGCCAAAATGACTTGACTTTGAAGAAGCTTAAGCCCCATTTGGAATTACTGACTGGGATACCCCTTAATTTCCAGCGGCTTCAGTACCTGGATGAAG TAGATCTGCCAGATGATTCTACATTTAAGGACAATGAGATCGTCCCTGGTGGAACAATTACGATGCGCGTCTGGCGACAAGATGGCTGGGGGCGTCTTGTGGCAGCTGCTGCAAAAGGAGAAACCGGGAAG CTAGCCCGTCTGGGAGTTACGGAGGACTTTGCAGGCTCCACTCCATACGCAGAGTTCCTGGGGCCGGAGCGGAGGAAGGAGTGGGTAGCGCACCGAGCTTCTGTGGCACTGTTTGTTGCCAGCCATAGGGGCTGTGTCAGAACTGCTGAGTTTCTTCTGAGACATG GTGCGGATTTGCATTCGAAAACCCCGCTGGGAAGGACTGCTCTTCACGTTGCTGCTGTCGCGGGCCGGTGTGCCTGCATTGAACTGCTGCTTAGCTACGGGGCGCAAGCTTTTGACCCAGATCGCGAGGGACAAACTGCAGTGAGCCTTGCCCGCTTGTGGGGCCAGAAGCAGAGTGAACACACCATGTTCCGCTTCGAGTGGAAGAAAAAAGTAGCTGGTGCTGTGCCATCCATCATCTCTGAATCAAGCCTTGCGGAAGACATCTGA